The DNA region AGGAAATCAGAACTCTATGAGAAGAAGAGACCAGGTGTGTTCTCAGTTTAGATTCATGTAAGGAAATTGAGAAGTTAATATAAGGAGAATGTgtttttctctttgtcttttttttttcttttactttgttTCTTGAGAGAATTTTAGCTTTGATCCATGGGAGTATTTATATTGTGTGTGTCACTCAGTGTATTCTACTAGGTAACAAAACGCGGGTTGACCATACTCTAGTTTTTACGTTATTTACATGTTAAACGTGGTGGAAATTCTCTTGATAGGAGATTATTACTACACAAACACAAGTTCATAAGATGAAGTTTCTAAATTATGATAATCTTCTTTATTTTTGCGAAACTATAAGAAACTTATACGACATAAATTGAAATGCAAAATATAAGTTTTGAGAACTTTTTTCTGTGGGGGACTTTCCTTTGGCTTTGAGACTCCGTCTTTTAATTtcaaatagaaaattaaaatgtaattttactTGTAATGATAAGGAGATTATATAGCCATAGGTAATAATTTAAGATATTGAGGTTTGTTCGAAAAATGTGGTTCTGTATTAATACAACAAGTCTGTAGCATGGTTTCTCATTAACTCTATAAAATACTATTGATCATGGAAACTGGAAAGTATGCAACTCCTAGAGATTTTGCTAGTCAAAGAGCCTTGTCTTGTATCGAATGATATTATTCTCtaaataatgtttattttattcgTAATATGATTAAAGCTGTGTGGTTAAGAATATACAAGATATTATTGAAATCAATTTAATACCATGCATGATTGATTAGGACGATCACTTACGATAACTCCAGAAGAAAACAATATTCATGTAATAATATATGCATGCTTCATATGATAGACTAGTAAATTCATGCAATAATAGGCTGAAAACTATTAGATTAAGATCAGTATTTGTATTATTTCtgattgaaaacaaaaaaaaagaagcatcgCACTATACTAGTGGCTTTGTCCACTTGTAATTAGTTTACTTAGTCAGTAAAGCAGTTAAGTGATATCGATATGTGAAATCTATTTGTAGAACATATTTGTAATGTATATAACTATTGTAATAGTAGTTTAGTAAAAAAACAACTATTGTAAAAGCAGTTAATTAGGATTTGAATGCAAAGCATGCCCaatatcataaaatatcataaaacagaaatatagtataatatatatatatatatacacatatattagCGTGGACTTGTGTATATAGTATGGTTAATATGGATTTACTATCTGTTTGTCTCGATTGGGTTAACTTTTTAtcttctaaaaaatattaatatttgtctAGAACTAcatttcattatattttgtgtaaGGAAATTGAGAATATATTACAATTACTTCTTCATTAAGAGATGGAGAAATGGCTTGTAGGTCAACAATcctttgttgttttttctttagtGTCTCGTCCCTTTCTAACAAAAAGCATAAATAGTAACACAAGGTGTGGTCTCATGatttcaaaattcatttttcATTATTGGATACACTTTAACAAAAGTTTAAGTTTCTTTCTCAAAAAGTTAAAATGAGAATTCATTATTGGTGTGTCTTCGTTATTCATAACATCCACAAGTGAAACGTGTCTTCAGATTTTGATCCGGTCATTGTAACTTGTCCTTTTAATGTcattagaaacaaaacaaattgatGAAATTACTTAGTTGTGTAACCATTAACATTTGTATTTGTTATGctagaaaaaacaattttaaggGGAAAATCGAACACGAAGTAAGTTGAGTTAGTTTACTCATACACATCAACTTACTTCATTTTTCcatttctgaaaaatgtataggtTACATGCAACAATCCCACACGCGATCGCGCCAAGTACACATCTCAAACCTAAgtgtaaactttaaaaaataatataggaTAAAAAAATCCGACCTGCCGGAATCGAACCAGCGACCTAAAGATTACAGCAACTACTACAGTCttccgctctaccaactgagctaaggtcGGATTGATGACTTTTTGCCTATCTACGTTAATATATAAACGTCTTAGATACGTTCTggagaaaaggaagaaaatatatgaatataaccAAAACATCTACTACATTGAAGGAATATAGCTGAATCCTTTGTAAGAAAGCAACATATGTTTTGTTGACGTAAATAAAAggaaggtaatttttttttttgtaaaagtaaGAGATGGAGGGTCTGCATAATTGCGGAGATTGAAGATgctattgtatttttatatcttAAGATCATAATGACTGTTTGATGCTTGCTTGAGTTCAGTTATCAGAACTCGTGGACCTTCAAATAATTTCTTTGAGTTCAGCTTTTAGGAACTGCTTCGTGCTCTTAGAGAGACCACCCCTACCCCTAGAACAAACGTGTGACCAAGATCCTTGTCAAAGATTAGGATTTAGCAAACCTGATAGTCTAGACTTTGTAGTTGTAAAGATCATTCGATGATACCTGCTTTTTTATGGACCAATATATATTCCATGgcaagataatttttttttttgttgagaaagGGCTTTTAGACCAGATAAATTGATATTGCAAAACAAAGTTGAAAAACTTAACTCATCAGATTCTGTGAAGTGGCCGcagttttaatagaatactagattttgatccgccatTCCGaaaggcgggtatatttttattttaatttcttgaaaaaaatatttataaatttgtgtttaataaaaatttaatagaatatataatttttggtaattatattaaatatgtcaagttgcataactataaaCTTATGACATATgtatttcagaaattatttttaaactttattgctaaagtttacaaaatattatattttattattagttaattAACATAATTGGTGAAGAATATTCGTACCGAAAAAACCCATTTGAAATCGAGCTGAAATCTAAagtctcatactctattagatCTGGTTTATATACTCAAATGGTTCTTAAAGTATTATATCagaaaaccaaatattttttgaaaaatgtttaaaaataattcttaatatgttttttaagtatatgtatacatgtaaatctattctattaagtTAGaagcatgaccaattgataaatattatgtccaaaaaataaaatcacctttaataaatatttttaattgaataatttatttaaaatccgttaaaataaaagaatttatatgaatatttatttttaaaatctatttaaacCCGTTACCAAAAATACAATGGTGAATTTAATAGTGGACACGTCTAATATATGGCTGCAGATAAGAGCACAAATGATTAAAATTcatgtgaaattttttttttgtaatttaattcaTGTggaaagtttacaaaaaaaatgttgataATACCAAACGGTTATTAAAAAGGAGTTGGAATTATAACTCGTGGCTTTTATTTCTGATAGTCCACTAAGTCAAAAgtagttatatatatactttaccACTCAAAATAGttacatatacataaatattttggacataatatttatcaattgatcatacttttaatttaacagaatagatatttttaatcaaataaccTATTTAAGATTCGTTAAACtaaatgaatttatatgaatatttatttttattaaaagtccACTTAAACCAtgttaaaatagtttaatttgGTTCTGTTAAGAAATTAGGATAATTTGTTTTAGAAACCCGTAAAATGGAGTATAAtgattttaattgaaaaattaaaatacgtCATTCTACGttaagtatatttattttagtaaccCATAAAAATCACAATcaagaaaacataaatcattACCTGATACACTATAAAagtaaatgttttaaatattttatttttattaaataaatatatataatgattttaattatGACCATATTATATTAACTGaactttttaaatttacttaaatcatatatattgaTCTCAGTTTTAAATTTGGTCGTttcttataagaaaataaaaaaccattaaagctaatgttatattatatatttgattacttatataaccaaaaatatGAACCAAAGAACTAAATATTATAAGCAGAAGAAATTGTTGTAGTGTTATGGgatgataaataattaaatacatgAATCTCTGAAATTTTACGGTGGCCTTCTGAGTGGCCTTCTAACCATCAACTATTATATGTTATTTAAGCATATGTTAGTTATTAATTTTCACCGTTCAATAAATCTCGTAAGTGTCAGTTCCGAAATTGTTGGAACTAAAAGAGATagtagaaaataattatattattaattggtAATTACATAAATGgcagtttatatatttaaaaacatttatattattagttgtacataacttttatcaataggtcatgctgcaaaattaatagaatagatacatGTGATGTGTGACTCAGTTGTAAGTTTTAAGCATCCTCACTATTTTGCATTGGACTGCAATTATAGATGACTTATTTTGTGGACCAATGCCTCTGCTTGCTTCTTCTCACAGTGAAACGAATGCTTCGTTtactctttttaaaaaaatcaaattgcaAAACAAGACAAGATACACTGAAGATTTATGGgctttaaaaaaaagatttatggGCTTTAGTTGAACCTAAAACATCATTATATGGGCTTTTATATTAACGGCCCATATACACATTAAGATGAAACCTCAGAAACCCTAGAGATTATAAGAGCAAACCCTAATTCGATCACTACCTtagcctcctcctccttcctcaTTTTAAAAAACCTCTAATTCGCCGTTCGATCCTCCGTCTCCGTCGAAGTCAACATGGTATATCTCTATGTTACCTCTCTCTGAATCTAAGCAGATCTATGTTTCTTCTTTCTGTAGTATGAATTGTTACAATTTCGTATTCCTTGTTACAGGCGCCAAAGAAGGACAAGGTTCCGCCACCATCATCAAAGCCGGCGAAATCCGGAGGTggaaagcagaagaagaaggttcGTTTCCTCTCTCAATTCTGCTCATGATTATATGCTCACCTAGATATATTTTTCGGACAGAACTGAGGTTTTAATAGAATGTGTAATAGATGTAGATCTGTCTGAAACTGTGAGATCTAAGTTTAGCTCTTAACAATCTGAAGACTTGTTTTCGATTGGTATCCTTGTTGTTTATTGGCATTGGATTTGTTTCATTTTGCTTAATAAGTTAttgcttttgaaaaaaaaaacagaagtgGAGCAAGGGAAAGCAAAAGGAGAAGGTGAACAACATGGTGTTGTTTGATCAGGCTACTTACgacaagcttctcactgaagctCCCAAGTTCAAGCTCATCACTCCTTCCATTCTCTCCGACCGTATGAGGGTATAATACATTTACTTCATTTctcaaaattaaattagtttattaCTATGTTATTACTCTTGTGATCCGTATTGAATAAAATGTTGTAAATTTACAGATTAACGGGTCTCTAGCAAGGAGAGCGATTAGGGAGCTAATGGCGAAGGGTGTGATCAGGATGGTCGCTGCTCATTCGAGCCAGCAGATCTACACTCGCGCCACCAACACCTAAGaaatgtttttggtttttgatccGGCTTTGCCGTGGACTTGTTTTTATTATCTCCTTTGTTTGGTTCTTCAGTAACTCGTTTAGAATCTTGTTTTGAGATATTTTGAGCACTGCATTGCGACTCTATTAAATTAAATCCGACCATTGGCGTTTTTAGTTCTGCTTCACAATTTCTATAACGCCATATCTAACTGGTCTCCGTTCTCCGTTTTTGCTGTGCATCATTAACTCAAGTCGGGACTCGTCCTGATTTGGGATTCGACTTGCATGTAAACCCAACTTATAAACAAAACAACGTATAATTCGGGACTCGTCATGATTTGGAATTGGACTTGCATGTAAACCAAACTTATAAACAAAACAACGTCTAAGCTTTGCAATGAGTGATCGTTCGGTCATCACTGCAAACTAGTGTCAGATTTATATAGCTATCGGCTTATTTAACTGCAAgtgttaaaagttaaaactgaCTTATTTAACTAGAGCTCTTTTTGAAGATCACGGACAGTCGTTCTTCAAGTGGATCGTCTTGTTTCACAACTCAACTGGGCTTCTTATGGGCTTCTCTTAAATGCTCTATTAACTTCATATCTGTATCACTTTCTCTTATTAACTGGGCTGTGTCCCTGCAACTAAGGCCTCTTAAGGTTGTAAATTTTGCAGTTTAAATAGAAAGgcagtgttacaaaaaaaaaagttcagtATAGGATGGGTTAAATCGAAGTTAATTACTTGTGTCGGTGGTTCTAGCGTAAATAGACAAAGGGTTAAACTGATATAGATAAAAAGTTTGGGTCAAATCAGATAAGAGTAAACATTTACCGGCGCATTCTTACGTAAATCATATATAAAGAGAGACccaacaaaagaaataaaaaaaaaaggaaaaattaaaacgcggatcaaaatccATTTGCTTTCATTTCGCGTTTTGTTGCGTCTTTCGTCAGATCTGCTCCATTTCTGGATAAGCATCTCTCATCTTCTTCCCGTAAGTGCTCTCTTTCTTCCTCAGAAGCTTCCAATTAATCTGTGATGTGCGATCTGTTGCTATTCTTATCATAGATTTCACTGATTGAGCTTCCAGATCTGAAAATCGAGCGATTCGCTTTGGTTTAGTGAGTAGATTTGACGATGATGGAGGATAGTTTAGGTTTTGATTCTTTTGAGATCGATTAGCTAAGAGATAGATTGAGATACGATTTCGATCAGATCCTCGTTGAAAAGCTTTGTTATGTGTTGTTGTTGATAAGTCGCAGAGATGATGATAAAAAGCCGTTACGAATTGGTTTTGATGCTGTGACTGTGAGTTAATTaatttttactgtttttttttgttgtttaatcAAACATAAGCAGATGgacggcggcggaggaggtgaTAGTGGTTCAGTGGCGACCCCGGTTCAACAGAAAGCACACGAGGCGTGGAGAATCTACCAGCATTACCTCGACAAGACCACGCCTCACGCTACTTACAGGTGGATCGGGACTCTCGTCGTGGCCCTCGCCTACTGTCTGAGGGTTTACTACATCCAGGGATTCTACATCATCGCTTACGGTCTCGGGATCTACCTCTTGAATCTCCTCATCGGGTTCTTGTCCCCTCTCGTTGATCCCGAGGCTGCTGGTGGGGGATCTGATGGACCTTCGCTTCCTACTAGAGGCTCTGATGAGTTCAAGCCTTTCATCCGCCGTCTCCCTGAGTTCAAGTTCTGGTAAAAATGGTCTTGTCCAAATCCTGATAATGGTTAGTAGTTATAGAGTCACTAATACGCTTTCTTGAAATCTTGATTGTTTCAGGTATTCGATGACAAAGGCGTTCTGCATTGCGTTTGTGATGACGTTCTTCTCGGTGTTTGACGTGCCTGTGTTCTGGCCTATCCTGCTTTGCTATTGGATCGTTCTCTTTGTTCTCACCATGAGACGCCAGATCTCCCACATGATCAAGTACAAGTACATCCCTTTCAGCTTCGGCAAACAGGTAAATTactttttggttaaaatttgcATTCGTTTTGGGTTTACTGCTGAGATTAGTTAGGGTAATTGCATAACTAACTAATGGACGGCTTTCCTTGGTTTTGTGTGGCAGAAATATGGTGGACGAAGCGCCAGCGGCCCACGTAATGCGGACTGAACTGACCAACTTTTATGATGAATGTTGGCCATTGCAAAACAacaaaacatttgtttttttttttttagaaaatcatttTGGACTATTTTTACATTTGACAAAAGTTATGCAGCTACAAGGGAAGGATTTAGAGGAAAAAACAAACGAAAGATggaattaaaatttgttttagcTTAGCAGTAATATTGTTCGTTGCAATAGTGTCACCTTCTATAGTTATATGATTTGTTCTGTTGCTCTTATacctttcaaaaattttaagaaCACTTTCCAAAACTTGACTACTACGTTTGCTATACTTCCTCTTCCAATTGGCAGTGTTTGTATAGCGCATGCAAGACACTGACACCAATTGTGGACTGAACTTTCCTTCAGTTGGTGTGTTTCAGTCACAAAATATACAACAGAAATTTATTACATTCAAAACGGCGCATAATAAGACAAGTAGTTCAGTTTCATTGATTCATCATACTGGTGAAGCAGAAAGGTAATATTTTACCCAAAATTATTCAGAAATATAAGTGTCAGGGAGTGACTTTAGTTAGAAGCTGGTCCTCCTTTAGACGTAGTTGTCGAGGATTTCATCAACAGTAGTGTATTTGACATCAGGGTAAAGCTCAGAAGCTTCTACACCAAAGGAAGGTTCTATTTCGAAGTTTGTTTGTCCTCCTTTCACGAATACGCAATGACAAAGTGATAGCAACACGTTCAGTGGAGGCGATGCTTCTgccagaaaacaaaaacaaaaaaaaacattcagatAACCAAAattggaggaagaagaagaagaagaagaagaaaagtttcAGGATCAAAACCTGTTATCTGTTTAAGGATTTGTTCTTCTGGAACGTGGATTCTTTCTAGTGTTTTCCCAATCTTTTTCTCCCAAAGGGAGACAAGGTCGTTGAACGAGTAAGTGTTCATGGGTGGCCTAACGTATAAAATCTTGTTTAAGGTTCTTGGATCATCTACGGCCTTGATTGTGTAAGTCCCTATGTCTTCCTCCGTGTTGAACACAGCTGCAAATTAAACACACAAGTAAAAAGAAGGGTAAAAAGACAAGAAATAACAAAGACCTCTAAGTTATTGAGTTGCATTGGCGAAAACTAATGTGGGTCACTCTCATTCTTACCTTTGGGGGTACCATCACCCATAATGATGACTTTGTCACGTGGAGGAGAAGTAGCACCAGGCTGTGCCAAAGTAGGGAGGAAGTAGCCAGCAAAGAAGTTGCAAGAGACAATAGTGTATGGTATCCCTGCTTCCTCAATTCTCCTGCGGAACATTGCCTTTGTAGTATAGGCTGTTTTGGCAGGTTCAACACTCTCAGCACGGTCCACATCATTTCCAAACTCCGACGGAAAGAATCTCTGATGGTGTGCAATATCAGCAAGACGAAACCCCCAAACCAATATAAAGACAAAACTATTGAAtgcatttttattaaataataatggtAAActgtataaaaattatttaattggaTTTTGATTGGATATAAATTGTGAGAAATAGgtaatcacaatttttttttttgttaatcacaaatatttttataattaaaatttaaaatattttctgcaACAAGtccaaaacatatatatgttttgtgtgTTGGTGTTTACCTTAACGTTACCAGCTTCTTTAATGGCAGAGAGGATCTTGTCTTGTTGACCCAAGAGAGAGTGTCCAACGGTGGATATCACCACATCAGCTTGCTTGATCGAATTCACGAGACTCGTATGATCGTTAAGATCTCCCTATTCAAGCAACACATGTAATGAATATGAAAAAAAACTCTTAATTAAACTACCATGGCATATATCAAAGAAGAGAAGGCGTTAAGAGATACGAACGAGTAGAAAGCGAACGCCGAGGTTCTTGAAATTGTCGATGGTGGTGGATCGCGAGGGGCTTGTGAGGGTGGAGTTTCGAACGAGAACAAGGGTTGTGTGTCCAGATCTCGCGCTCGCTTCCACTATATATTTCCCGATGTAACCTGTTCCTCCGATGAACAGGATGCTACTCTTATTCGccatttatttaaaatgaaaaaaaaaactcgaatTGATTCTAAACACAGTGGTGCAGCAGCTGAAGGAGATTGATCCTAAGTTCAAGGCATTTTAACGCCGTTGCTCTTtcatttgtaataaaaataggCTTCTTGAAATTACGATGATACCCCTGTTGTCAACACCTCTAGCTAACTTTTTATAGTCAGAATTTGCGGTTCGGTTGGTTGGTGGAACTGGATGCTATACGGAGACCaaccgacaaaaaaaaaaggaggttAAGTGGTGGTGTTGCCGTCGCTGGTCTTTCGGAGGAGAGATGTGATAGTGGGCTGTTGATCATGGTACCATTAGCTGtaattaaagtttttttattgGGCTCTTGTGAAGGCCCAATTAGTTTTTGAGTCATCCCTTGATAGTACAAAACGCAATGTTTACTGCAACACTTGTTCACCAAGGATCATGTTGAGCGTGTTCTCCTCACATTCATCGGTGTTATTGGCCCATCTGTTTGctcatcaaatgttaaattaacTACCTTTTGGAaaagttgaaaatatattattcccTTCAAATAATTAAAGATACCTTTCACGACCAAAAAGAAAGTGGTAGTTGAAAAAGGGAAGGAGAATATTCGACGTATATATCTTTCCGTATATTTTTAACTTATCTTCTCAATCAAGAATCTGGACAAAATCTAAAACAACTCATACCATGAATTAGGATTAAAGTACATTTAATTAAAAGATCGTGCAGCCTAAGTACACCGCCGAACGTATAAAGAGCGAGTAACTGAACACTAGTACTGATTTGATTGTACTAAACCGATGTGGTCTATTCGTGATTAGTGAGCTTATAGCGACTGTTtggtaattttatataaatagaagaaaaaaactcaaattcaaTTTAACAACACGCGAATCTAACATTTCGTTTTAGGCAAAGATGACATTTAAACGATCTGTTACATCATGTAGAACCACAAAACCAGAAACATAACCAAAACCAGCGAAACATGGATAGGGAaccaaatctaaaccaaacaCATAGCAGAATCAGACAAACCACATATCATTGATCAccagccaccaccaccaccgccgctGTTTCCTCCGTAACCACCGTCACCACCTCCGTATCCACCGCCATCACGTCTTCCACCACCACCGTATCCGCCTCCACCACGGCCACCACCGTatccacctccacctccatcACGTCTACCATATCCACCACCGCCTCCTCCGTAACCACCACCGCCTCCTCCGTATCCACCACCGCCTCCTCTGTTGTAACCACCGCCGCCGCCACGGcctccaccaccgccaccgCTTCCTCTAGACTGAGCCTCGTTGACGGTAATGGTACGTCCGTCGAGTTCTTTCCCGTTCATCTCCTCAATCGCATCCCTCATTGACTTCTCATCCTTGAAAGTCACGAATCCGAATCCCCTCGACCTTCCAGTCTCACGATCGTTAATGATctgtcaaaacaaaacaaaaaaaaaacaaaaaaaacacaaatcagcaaaaaaattaaacgaaaatCGATCGTTCTCCGAGCTCGTCATAGAAGCATTGAAGATTAAACGTACCGATTGGGACAAAATCAAGTAACAGTAACAAAGAACATAGTAACAAGTAATCGAATCAAGTAACAGAGAAACACAGATCGGAATCAGATCCGTCGAGGATCAGAACCTTGGAATCGATCACTTCGCCGAACTGTGAGAACGTCCTTTCGAGATCCGCATCCGCGGTGGCCCAGGCGAGGCCTCCAACGAAGCACCGGTACTCGACTTCTgcagacattttttttttctgagtagctgaggagagaaagaaagagagggtTGTGGTTTGAGATTATACTCAGAAAAACGCAGCTTGTTATTTATAAGGGTGGGGGGGAGCTGACGTGATTAACTAGGGTTAGATATTTTCTAGGGTTTGCATAGAGATTTGGGGTACTCTGATTAACATGTGCGGTTAGATAGATATTTTCCTCCTCGTTCCGaccaaaaaatatcattattcgCTTGATGACGGTTTTATCCTCCGTCTAGTGGGCCTAGATTATGGGCCTAAGTTATTTAATTAGAATTTTTATACTTTAGGCCTAGTGAATCGAAAGCCTATTAAGATTGGACACGTTCTGTTGTCATGAGGAGGTTGACAAGTTGCCTTGTGCTAGCTTCTTCTGGGTTTTACTCTTAGACTGCAAAGGTTTAGATGAAATGGGTATGGGATTAATAGGATGATATTCTTGATTTGAAGCATAAATGTAGTGGCAAGAAGGTTTTCACTAGTccatactctttttttttattaacttactAGTCATACTTTTCTGATATGAATTTTCTTAAGTGAACAAAAGCTGCTGGAGTAATTGGTCTTGATTTTTTTGAAGCATCTATTGGTTGATTGATACTTGATGTTGTGCTGTTTAAGACTACTTGATGTTACCAGTAATAGGATCGGTTTGAGTCCAGTTAACTCAAACTAATCTAACAAAAATGTGTAAAAGACGGTTAACaactgtgtttcaaaaaaaaaagacggtAAACAACTACTGTATCTTTAAAATCGACACTACCGATCGCATAAAGAAATAAGTAGACGTATCAGGCCTTGTACTGGGCCCATTAATAAACGAGCTAGTACTGTCCTAAATGAAAACGCATCTGGCACTTTGTCTCCTAGGAGAAGAAGCTCAGAGCTAGCTGATTGTAAAAGGGGATTCTGAGTCTGATCTTGAGGTAAACATTTTCTCTTTGATTGATTTATTGATGTTAAGATTCCTTTCTCTCTGAAAGAACAAAATAGATACAGTTCCCCCATCGGGGGGTGAATCGCTTGATGTTACCTTAATTTAGCAATCTATCTTTATTACAGTAGACTAATTTCTGATTTGGAAGGAACCtttctcaaataaaaaaatggagACAGACCACCAACGAACAAGCAGCACTCTACCAAAAGAAAACTTGCCCCAGGCCGTGGAGAAGAAAGGGAATCCGTCTCAGTCTCCGGCCACCACCAATGTGTATGTGCGCAGAAAAGTCGAGATTGACACATCCAAAGACACTGTGCCTAAGCAGCAGCCCAAGGTCAGCTCATCATCAGCCACAGTACCACCACCTCCGGACTGGGAAGAGCGTTACCACCACCTTCAGATTCTCCTAAACAAGCTTAATGATTCTGATCAGACCGATCCTCATCTACACAGTGAGAGTCCAACCaccttaaataaaattttacgtttttttttttaactctaatTCTGACTTGTATGTATATGTTTTAAGTGCTTTGGTCACTTTCCTCCGGGGAGCTTAGCAAGCATGCGGTTGATTTGGAGAAGAGGTCTATTCAGCTCTCTCTCGAGGAAGGTACGAATTAAATCTGATGGAGACTAACCAAACTAcactgttttttcttttagtttatcCCATTTCACCATTATTGCTGCTGATTGATATCCACCAAATTGTGAAGTCAATTTTTTATTGTTGCACTAGAATTGTGCTTGCAAGTTCCTTTTTAAGGTAGATTTGTAAGCTAGGAACCATCTGAAATcggagtcttttttttttaatgtattagCAAAATATTGTGTGTTGACAGCAAGGGAGATGCAGCGTGTAGCGGCTTTAAACGTG from Raphanus sativus cultivar WK10039 chromosome 8, ASM80110v3, whole genome shotgun sequence includes:
- the LOC108821960 gene encoding 40S ribosomal protein S25-4, with the protein product MAPKKDKVPPPSSKPAKSGGGKQKKKKWSKGKQKEKVNNMVLFDQATYDKLLTEAPKFKLITPSILSDRMRINGSLARRAIRELMAKGVIRMVAAHSSQQIYTRATNT
- the LOC108822800 gene encoding protein RER1A translates to MDGGGGGDSGSVATPVQQKAHEAWRIYQHYLDKTTPHATYRWIGTLVVALAYCLRVYYIQGFYIIAYGLGIYLLNLLIGFLSPLVDPEAAGGGSDGPSLPTRGSDEFKPFIRRLPEFKFWYSMTKAFCIAFVMTFFSVFDVPVFWPILLCYWIVLFVLTMRRQISHMIKYKYIPFSFGKQKYGGRSASGPRNAD
- the LOC108821953 gene encoding phenylcoumaran benzylic ether reductase 1, with the protein product MANKSSILFIGGTGYIGKYIVEASARSGHTTLVLVRNSTLTSPSRSTTIDNFKNLGVRFLLGDLNDHTSLVNSIKQADVVISTVGHSLLGQQDKILSAIKEAGNVKRFFPSEFGNDVDRAESVEPAKTAYTTKAMFRRRIEEAGIPYTIVSCNFFAGYFLPTLAQPGATSPPRDKVIIMGDGTPKAVFNTEEDIGTYTIKAVDDPRTLNKILYVRPPMNTYSFNDLVSLWEKKIGKTLERIHVPEEQILKQITEASPPLNVLLSLCHCVFVKGGQTNFEIEPSFGVEASELYPDVKYTTVDEILDNYV
- the LOC108821956 gene encoding glycine-rich RNA-binding protein 8 produces the protein MSAEVEYRCFVGGLAWATADADLERTFSQFGEVIDSKIINDRETGRSRGFGFVTFKDEKSMRDAIEEMNGKELDGRTITVNEAQSRGSGGGGGGRGGGGGYNRGGGGGYGGGGGGYGGGGGGYGRRDGGGGGYGGGRGGGGYGGGGRRDGGGYGGGDGGYGGNSGGGGGGW
- the LOC108820703 gene encoding uncharacterized protein LOC108820703 encodes the protein METDHQRTSSTLPKENLPQAVEKKGNPSQSPATTNVYVRRKVEIDTSKDTVPKQQPKVSSSSATVPPPPDWEERYHHLQILLNKLNDSDQTDPHLHMLWSLSSGELSKHAVDLEKRSIQLSLEEAREMQRVAALNVIGRSVNTLESTSNEERE